The Hevea brasiliensis isolate MT/VB/25A 57/8 chromosome 9, ASM3005281v1, whole genome shotgun sequence nucleotide sequence TCTTATCGTATGTTTAAAAAAACTATAATCATttcagaagtagaaaacctataaGAGCTCCAGCAAAGACATCAGTCCAATGATGCCAGTAGTCGTCCACACGAGAAATACCCACAAGGACAGCAATTAGTACTGGAATAAGTATAATACAGAGTTTAGCTACGTGCCCCCTGCGATCAAACACCCTGAGTTTCCCTGACATGTACCAGGCAAGGTAAGTGAGACCTGCAAAGGACCCTGCATTGCATTCTGGAAATTATTACATTTGAACCAGGACTaatttaattggaaaattatatatgaTTGCAGAAACATCAATGTAAACGATCTGTTCCATTTACATGAAGAATGCCCACTAGGAAAGCTTTTATATCCTTCCTTTATAACCTTGGCATCTCCATGACAAATAACATCCTTAGTAACCGGATTAAATGCCTGCAGAGAATGCAAATCAACAACAGTTAGGCTAGAAGGCTGGCTTTAAGATGGAgggtaagttttgagaaaattatttcatatttccagtaataaaagaaaatgaaaatgaaaatgaagATGTATGTACCTCTTTTCCATCAGGAAAACACCTCCAAAAGAAGTTTGGCCTCGGTCGACCAACAGCATCTTTGATAGCATCCGTTATAACTCCAGTGACAAGAAGAGAAAACAATAGCCCTGAGCTTGCATAATAATGTAATGATACAATGAGCTATTAACATCTAAAATTTATTTCACCAAAACTGTGTATAAAGAGAAATGTCACTGGATTATTATAGGAGTTTATTGTGAATCCAAGACACAAACATATGAGTCTCAACTATTTTATATGTGAGTCCATACAGTCCACAATAAATCGGGTTTAGGCATGAATTGTCCAAACAGCTTAGTAATTGAGTGCCTGTGAGTGAGAACAGAGACAGAATTTCCAATGTACTAAAGAAGAAGTACATGAGAAATACCCAATATGGAGTGATGCAAGTCATAAAcatcctttctataataatagtACACGCAAAAAACAGCAATTGGCAAAACTCCAGCAAGAATCTGTCAACAAGAAACAGAAGATCACAACAACCATTTTCTTTAACACATCTATAACTGACAAGAATACTCATCAAACGATTGCAAATTCAAATACATATAATTAGGAATTTAGGATACATACTGGAACAGCCCACACAGGTACAGTGTTAGGTTTGAATGGGTATGTTAAATCTGTCATCATCCCTTGCCCAACAAATCGGTGAAAAGGTTCTATAAAGTTCAAAAGAGCATCAATGATCACAAGAAGTAACAGAATTAGCCAGTCATGCATGTGTATTCTTGCCACCTTCACTCCATGAGATCTTGCAGTATGAGATCCCAACCAGACCTCTGGCATTTCCCCAACTATaaaaggaaaaacaaagaaaTTCACCCAATTAGCCATTGGATTAAGCTTAATTTAAAATGGTTACAAGTGATTTTTCATGTTCCTTATGGCAATGTTGACACAGGATCAGAGCTAGCCATTGCAAGTATTGATAGATACGTTAGTATATTATTCATGGGTTCATTTCATTTATTAatgaatttttatataaataattataaatttcaagAATCCGTGTGTTTTTAGATTTCATTTGTAAATTTGACAAGAAATTAATGCATAGTTACCCGGATCAGAGCCGCTATATGACATGAACCAGAAGTTACCAATGAAGAAAAGCAAAAAGCTTATCATGCAGGATCTATATTCATTAGGGTTAAAAATAATACATGAATGGATAGAAACTATTAACTAAAATGGAAGAAAAATTTTATAGAAGAAATCCCTGGTGAGAGATCAAATtcttagaagaagaagaagaagaaaacagaCCTTTCAGGTATAAAAACTCTCTGAAATGGTGATTTGATACGAACGAGCATTAGAGATTGTGGATGCATGTGTGGGTGATGCGATACAAGATTATCATTATTAGCTCTTGCATTACCACGTTGCATTCTTTATGGCTTTATTTATTTCCTTAAACATTAtgaattattttcattattttacgtATCTTCCGTGAAGAACCAAATAAGGCTAAAATGAACATTTGACTTAAATAGGCCCACGATTAAGGTTAAATATCCCAacttttgaaaaaaatatatatatatttagaacttttattaataaaatattaattttatactttaaatattaaaatttattttttttaattaaaaataaaaattacaaaaattaataaTTCTAACATTATTACTATATACTAAATGAGggataaattttaagaattatctctgaacttatatagttataacattataatcctttaactttaaaatataatataaaatctcctaaactttcaaattttacacagtaaaatccctctaacttttaattattgatttttcagttaaaaactgatgtgaatagctcccgcataacacttagtcaatatttctctctcatctcttatgcaaagtgtaaaattattttctttacgcatgaaaaattattttgtctatagagagaaaaatgattcaatttacacatgacttATGAGAAAAAAGAGAAATACTAACTAAATTCCATGCTGGAACTGTCCAAGTCAGCGTTTAACTGAAAAATTGATAATTTGAGGTTAGAgaaattttactgtgtaaaatttgaaaattgatgaggttttatattacatttttaagttgagagactattctattacaactagataagttcaggaacagttatcaaaatttatctccaaaTGAAAGGCCAATTTTAGTGTTTCTAAGAGCAATAAAATGACCAATTTAGCCTTCTTTATTACACAGCCTTatcaattcattttttttttaatttttctaattcCATGACTAGCATAAAGTCTGCTGTGAAATGTGATGTGTGCCcgtgttaaaaaataatatttatagacatttttataatatatatttaaaattatttgtttatgtgtaattttaatttataaataataaataattaaataattaaaattaatttacacttaaatttttatataatttatatatgtcgattatcaatggagaaatcttaTTTTCATGCTATTTGATTAAAGAAAAAGTtacttatattaattttaatttcattatttaagtacaaattgagaaaattaatattttactttgattttaattttgaaattaaaaaatatatacttcAAATGAGATAAATTATAGAATATTGTCAATGCATTAATAATACACATGATACTCataaaaagttaatttttttttaaatatagaaatgaatctaatgtaatttttttaaaatatatattacttttaataaatattaaataataaaatattattatgagTGATATTGAAATTCTTCTTGCTCATTCTTAAGTGTTTTAGTGTAAAATACTATGTAATTGTATAAAAAAACTATAAAAACAGTGatacaaaataatattataaattaagattataataaatatagaaaaaaaataaaaatattaataaacaatttaaaattaaGCTTAGTATATAAAAAAATGATagcattatttattttaattatattcaaaaaattaagatgaaattaaaataatagttgtaatttaaaaattcaaacaaaagaattttatttaaattaaaatataatatttaattttaaataattatagataaaatataattattgatgTTACAACTATAAATATACCATATATGTTCTTTTCATGTGCATAATAAAGATTTGAGTTTCATGATATTATAAtaacatatttttttatttataaatttcataaattttctaatgaaattatatttttttaatggacATGATTTGCTATGTAATTTGTTAGATTTAACTAAGTTTTAAagctttaaatatttttatataatatttaccaATAAGTTAAACACTCGAACTAACTTTTAACCTCTTAAAAGTTAATtgataagaaataaaataaatatatcacctataatataaaatatgaattgacataaaataaattatttatattttgaaaaatatttatagttattatttaatttgttgaccatcttttaaataataaaaaaatgtattatATTAAACTAtataactatttttaatttttgttaagtatacattgtttattaaataatatattaaaaatgaatTTATGTACTAATAATATTTCTATAAagattttttagaaaaaaatataatcaatttaaaataatcaagtgttaaaaatttaaattcttgcATTTTTATGATTTAATACTTATAAAATTAACGCAAATTTATATTTTGAGTTATGAAAAGGTATTGTGTCAATCCATGGCTTGCCACGGGTAATCATGCTTGTAAACAACTAGATCCCAAAACCCAACCATTCAACCATACCGCAATTAAAACCAAaaattcttctttcttttgcaacttctttttcttttacatCATCTTCTTGTTCCCATTTTACAGACACAAAGACCATTcttcctcctcttcttcttcttcttcttcttcttcttcccatgtTACAGACCGAAGGACCCTTTCCCCTCTCGACATCTCTCTCTTCCATTCACTCTCTCCGGCGAAACC carries:
- the LOC110632512 gene encoding lipid phosphate phosphatase 2; amino-acid sequence: MPEVWLGSHTARSHGVKVARIHMHDWLILLLLVIIDALLNFIEPFHRFVGQGMMTDLTYPFKPNTVPVWAVPILAGVLPIAVFCVYYYYRKDVYDLHHSILGLLFSLLVTGVITDAIKDAVGRPRPNFFWRCFPDGKEAFNPVTKDVICHGDAKVIKEGYKSFPSGHSSWSFAGLTYLAWYMSGKLRVFDRRGHVAKLCIILIPVLIAVLVGISRVDDYWHHWTDVFAGALIGTTVAAFCYLQFFPYPNEIEGWAPHAFFEMMAERNKVQPSGVRANSICMRGMTDIETAFMAADT